In Mycobacterium sp. JS623, one genomic interval encodes:
- a CDS encoding nuclear transport factor 2 family protein — MTLSPDDVVTEFCQKWASPDPDELAGYFTEDAVYHNIPMDPVQGREAIKQFIAGFTAAFDGIDFQVHRQISDGNVVMNERTDTMRRKGGGAIPLPVTGVFEVVDGKIAKWRDYFDMATVTNAFA; from the coding sequence ATGACACTCTCCCCCGACGACGTGGTGACCGAATTCTGCCAGAAGTGGGCCTCGCCTGATCCGGATGAGCTGGCCGGGTACTTCACCGAAGACGCCGTGTACCACAACATTCCGATGGACCCGGTGCAGGGTCGCGAGGCGATCAAGCAGTTCATCGCGGGCTTCACCGCCGCATTCGACGGAATCGATTTCCAGGTGCATCGGCAGATCAGCGACGGCAACGTGGTGATGAACGAGCGGACCGACACGATGCGTCGCAAGGGCGGCGGCGCGATACCACTCCCGGTGACGGGCGTCTTCGAGGTCGTCGACGGCAAGATCGCGAAGTGGCGCGACTACTTCGACATGGCGACGGTCACCAACGCATTCGCCTAG